In Methanothermobacter sp., a genomic segment contains:
- the rnhB gene encoding ribonuclease HII, which translates to MKVLGIDEAGRGPVIGPLVVAGVMVPERKFSILRKMGIRDSKKLTPERRKFLARKIRRISRVFTVKISASDIDRMREKGFNLNEIEKIAIKRIIAEAQPDSVIIDSVDVKPERLAEEIRSHFGDIEVKAEHGADAKYYPVAAASIIAKVERDLEIEKIQKRNRKLGDIGSGYPSDPRTRAFLESFGYDELPEFVRKSWATVQKSRKN; encoded by the coding sequence ATGAAGGTTCTTGGAATTGATGAGGCGGGAAGGGGTCCTGTAATAGGTCCCCTTGTCGTGGCAGGTGTCATGGTCCCTGAGAGGAAGTTCTCGATACTCCGAAAGATGGGTATAAGGGACTCAAAGAAGCTCACACCCGAGAGGAGAAAATTTCTTGCCCGCAAAATAAGAAGGATCTCAAGGGTGTTCACGGTCAAGATATCGGCATCGGATATTGACAGGATGCGTGAGAAGGGCTTCAACCTCAATGAGATAGAGAAGATAGCAATAAAGAGGATAATAGCCGAGGCACAGCCTGACTCCGTCATAATAGATTCTGTGGATGTTAAACCAGAGAGGCTGGCTGAGGAGATAAGGTCTCACTTCGGGGACATCGAGGTGAAGGCCGAGCACGGTGCTGATGCAAAGTATTACCCTGTTGCAGCGGCATCAATAATAGCCAAGGTTGAAAGGGACCTTGAAATAGAGAAGATACAGAAGAGGAACAGGAAACTTGGGGACATCGGCTCTGGTTATCCCAGTGACCCCCGCACAAGGGCTTTTCTTGAATCATTCGGCTACGATGAACTCCCGGAATTTGTGAGGAAATCATGGGCCACGGTCCAGAAGAGTAGGAAAAATTAA
- a CDS encoding MotA/TolQ/ExbB proton channel family protein: MFLEPVFSFFGTVLEMFRSGGVITYIIAIIGIYGFITSIEKIHYLRKISRVSTPQIIGKVNESMEKGGALEALREIGQYQNPVSKIISEALKIGYRNRSEVEDAMERVFIVEMSNMTKGLGTLRTIIEVAPMLGLIGTVIGIWYTFRALGVNADPAAMAEGIYVALITTILGLAVAIILMPLYSYITGRIDDEIDKIELIKKMTNWGYAIMRIRVDGDVDDVVGALMESDGVVSVRTVDDPEANLVVAFKPSMLEKSINNIILERCGKSAEIIESKLRQ; the protein is encoded by the coding sequence ATGTTTCTCGAACCAGTATTCAGCTTCTTTGGCACAGTACTTGAAATGTTCCGCAGCGGCGGTGTAATAACATACATAATAGCAATCATAGGCATATACGGTTTTATCACGTCCATTGAGAAGATACACTATCTAAGGAAGATTTCACGTGTTAGCACACCCCAGATAATAGGTAAAGTCAATGAATCCATGGAGAAGGGCGGAGCACTTGAGGCCCTCCGGGAGATAGGGCAGTACCAGAATCCAGTATCAAAGATAATATCAGAGGCCCTCAAGATAGGCTATAGGAACCGTTCAGAGGTTGAGGATGCGATGGAGCGTGTTTTTATTGTTGAGATGAGCAACATGACAAAGGGTCTGGGGACTCTCAGGACAATAATAGAGGTCGCCCCAATGCTGGGTCTTATAGGGACCGTCATAGGGATATGGTACACATTCAGGGCCCTCGGTGTTAACGCTGACCCCGCTGCAATGGCTGAGGGAATCTATGTTGCACTGATAACCACAATACTTGGACTGGCAGTTGCTATAATCCTCATGCCCCTCTACTCCTACATAACAGGCAGAATAGACGATGAGATAGACAAGATTGAACTCATAAAGAAGATGACAAACTGGGGGTACGCCATCATGAGGATAAGGGTCGATGGAGACGTTGATGATGTGGTTGGGGCCCTCATGGAGTCGGATGGTGTTGTCAGCGTGAGGACGGTTGATGACCCTGAGGCAAACCTTGTGGTGGCATTCAAGCCCAGCATGCTTGAGAAGAGCATAAACAACATAATACTTGAAAGGTGCGGTAAGAGCGCCGAGATAATTGAAAGCAAGCTGCGGCAGTGA
- a CDS encoding biopolymer transporter ExbD: MVLDTERYRNKVHGRPRFNMVPFIDILFTILIFLVVTTTFSGGADEASGKPQISENTGPSEYYLIPVAGLRRVTVNGIDMSSHIKDSAVAVHTRVIDEGEIIIRPREGAIIITAPPDLPVDKAVKTPS; encoded by the coding sequence ATGGTCCTGGATACAGAGAGGTACAGGAACAAGGTCCATGGAAGGCCAAGGTTCAACATGGTCCCATTCATTGATATACTCTTCACAATACTGATTTTCCTTGTGGTAACAACCACCTTTTCAGGGGGGGCAGATGAGGCATCAGGAAAGCCCCAGATAAGTGAAAACACCGGGCCATCAGAGTACTACTTAATACCTGTCGCAGGCCTGAGGCGGGTAACGGTTAATGGCATTGACATGTCCAGCCACATAAAGGACAGTGCGGTGGCAGTCCACACCAGGGTCATAGATGAGGGTGAAATAATAATAAGGCCCAGGGAGGGGGCCATAATCATAACAGCACCACCGGACCTCCCGGTCGATAAGGCGGTTAAAACACCATCATAA
- the purO gene encoding IMP cyclohydrolase gives MYLGRILAVGRNSSGSFVAYRVSSRSFPNRTARLLDERVAIVPVEGCEGDVFKNPYIAYNCIRIVDGTAVVSNGSHTDTIADKISLGMNLKDALGFSLLTMDYEKDELNTPRIAAAINDSDAFIGIVTEDGINIRRVPEGVSMYISTYEQIEPAETSFEAGNAEEAAEFILGGGDFAAFTHPVTSAAAFNAGDGWKLATVEKINSGA, from the coding sequence ATGTATCTTGGAAGAATACTGGCAGTTGGGAGAAACAGCAGCGGATCCTTCGTGGCATACAGGGTCTCAAGCAGGTCCTTTCCAAACAGGACGGCAAGGCTCCTGGATGAGAGGGTTGCGATTGTACCAGTTGAGGGCTGTGAGGGTGACGTATTCAAAAACCCCTACATAGCATACAACTGCATAAGGATAGTTGATGGGACTGCAGTTGTATCCAATGGTTCCCATACCGATACCATTGCAGATAAGATATCCCTGGGGATGAACCTGAAGGACGCCTTGGGCTTCTCTCTCCTTACAATGGACTATGAGAAGGATGAACTAAACACCCCCAGAATCGCAGCGGCAATCAATGACTCGGATGCATTCATAGGAATAGTGACGGAGGATGGGATAAACATCAGAAGGGTCCCTGAAGGCGTTTCAATGTACATATCAACATATGAGCAGATAGAACCAGCAGAAACCAGTTTTGAAGCCGGAAATGCAGAGGAGGCGGCAGAGTTCATACTGGGCGGCGGAGATTTTGCAGCATTCACACACCCTGTTACCTCAGCAGCGGCATTCAACGCCGGAGATGGCTGGAAGCTGGCGACAGTAGAAAAAATAAATTCCGGTGCTTAA
- a CDS encoding coenzyme F420-0:L-glutamate ligase, whose translation MQITLTGVEGLPLVSEGDDIAALIVDALKSSEMELLDGDIVVIAETLVAKAEGNTVDLRRIEPSRKALEIASRTGKDPRLVEAILEESSEIIKVGHDFIVSETRHGFVCANAGIDESNVEDGLATPLPEDPDGSARRILEGLQKLTGRELAVIISDTQGRPFREGAVGVAVGVAGISPLWDRKGEVDLYGRNLQTTRVAVADELAAAASLVMGQADEGIPAVIVRGYPWGHLHATGSARELLRPRELDVFRD comes from the coding sequence ATGCAGATAACCCTAACTGGAGTGGAGGGCCTACCACTTGTCTCAGAGGGTGATGACATAGCAGCCCTCATAGTGGACGCCCTGAAATCCTCGGAGATGGAACTCCTTGATGGTGACATAGTAGTAATCGCTGAAACACTGGTGGCAAAGGCAGAGGGAAACACAGTTGACCTCAGGAGAATTGAACCATCCAGAAAGGCACTTGAAATAGCATCAAGGACAGGTAAGGACCCCAGACTAGTTGAAGCAATTCTTGAGGAGTCCAGTGAGATAATAAAGGTTGGTCATGACTTCATAGTATCTGAAACCCGGCACGGCTTTGTATGCGCCAATGCAGGTATTGACGAGTCAAATGTTGAGGATGGACTGGCAACCCCACTCCCGGAGGACCCTGATGGAAGCGCCAGAAGGATACTTGAGGGTCTTCAGAAACTCACAGGAAGGGAATTGGCTGTCATAATCTCCGATACACAGGGAAGACCCTTCAGGGAGGGGGCTGTGGGTGTTGCAGTTGGAGTCGCTGGAATTTCACCGCTGTGGGATCGGAAGGGTGAAGTGGACCTTTATGGCAGGAACCTCCAGACAACCCGGGTGGCTGTTGCAGATGAGCTGGCAGCTGCAGCCTCCCTTGTGATGGGACAGGCAGATGAGGGCATACCCGCAGTCATAGTAAGGGGTTATCCATGGGGACACCTCCACGCCACTGGCAGCGCAAGGGAACTCTTAAGGCCCCGGGAACTTGACGTCTTCAGGGATTAG
- the cofD gene encoding 2-phospho-L-lactate transferase codes for MITVLSGGTGTPKLLQGIVRVVDPSEVTVIVNTVENDYFSGVYVAPDIDTVIYTLAGIINEETWYGVRDDTFITHERLAELGCPELLRIGDLDRAFKIQKTLLLRDMPLHRAVEHQCRALGVKSRVIPMSNQESDIRIITDEGEMGFHEFLVERRSEPEVLDVRFSGVKPAPGVLEAIESAERVIVGPSNPVTSIGPILKTEGVRDALRDAWVAAVSPFIGRRPFSGPAGKFMEAKGYEVSSLGLAEMYGDFLDMLVIDGADSNLKTEIEKLIKEVTITNTIMENIGDKIMLARILLGEIL; via the coding sequence ATGATAACAGTCCTCTCTGGGGGTACAGGCACACCAAAACTCCTTCAGGGCATTGTAAGGGTTGTTGACCCCTCTGAGGTTACGGTGATAGTTAATACGGTTGAGAATGATTATTTCTCCGGAGTCTATGTTGCACCTGACATCGACACAGTTATCTACACCCTTGCAGGGATAATAAATGAGGAGACATGGTATGGGGTTCGGGACGACACATTCATAACCCATGAGAGGCTTGCTGAACTTGGATGCCCGGAGCTCCTTAGGATAGGCGACCTTGACCGGGCATTTAAGATACAGAAAACCCTCCTTTTAAGGGACATGCCACTCCACAGGGCGGTGGAACACCAGTGCAGGGCACTGGGTGTGAAATCGAGGGTTATTCCAATGAGCAACCAGGAATCTGATATCAGGATAATTACAGATGAGGGTGAGATGGGGTTCCATGAGTTCCTTGTGGAGAGGAGATCAGAGCCTGAGGTCCTGGATGTTCGTTTCAGCGGGGTTAAACCAGCACCTGGTGTTCTTGAGGCGATTGAATCTGCTGAAAGGGTCATAGTGGGACCATCCAATCCTGTGACATCCATAGGACCCATCCTTAAAACAGAGGGTGTGAGGGATGCTCTCAGGGATGCATGGGTAGCTGCAGTCTCCCCATTTATAGGTAGAAGGCCATTCAGTGGCCCTGCAGGGAAATTCATGGAAGCTAAGGGCTATGAGGTCTCGAGCCTTGGCCTTGCAGAGATGTACGGGGATTTTCTTGACATGCTGGTGATTGATGGGGCCGACTCAAACCTCAAGACGGAAATAGAAAAACTAATAAAAGAGGTAACGATAACAAACACCATCATGGAAAACATAGGGGATAAAATAATGTTGGCCAGAATACTTTTGGGTGAAATATTATGA
- a CDS encoding GTP cyclohydrolase III, whose product MIQMTLIQIDNYGPWTVTPAPRNEADLQILQAELYADLQRQFAARQGLVFFTRFDNMLAITNGIGVEDHRRIQRSIGNRYPITVSMGVGAAETPYDAQRNASRALQSHGGAQSEDRKEVLAIDGLVDEGHVQIAHIDINGITETMTDIVPAYDTSFIVNRVQHFLMKKLIKEGALLFFIGGDNFMSPCNGLEPQGLLRILNEIDDEINVALKAGIGKAPTAEKAANLADLALEEIRGGFTYDLVHVMKE is encoded by the coding sequence ATGATACAGATGACCTTAATTCAGATAGACAATTATGGGCCATGGACAGTCACACCAGCCCCACGTAATGAGGCTGATCTTCAGATACTCCAGGCAGAACTTTACGCTGACCTCCAGCGCCAGTTTGCTGCCCGTCAGGGACTTGTTTTCTTCACAAGATTCGATAACATGCTCGCCATCACTAATGGTATAGGAGTGGAGGACCACAGAAGGATACAGAGGTCCATAGGTAACCGTTACCCCATAACTGTGAGCATGGGTGTTGGGGCTGCTGAGACACCCTATGATGCCCAGAGAAACGCTTCAAGGGCTCTTCAGAGTCATGGAGGGGCCCAGTCAGAGGATAGGAAGGAGGTCCTTGCCATAGATGGTCTTGTGGATGAGGGTCATGTGCAGATTGCACATATTGATATAAATGGCATCACAGAGACCATGACTGACATTGTGCCGGCCTATGACACATCATTCATTGTTAACCGGGTCCAGCACTTCCTGATGAAGAAACTCATAAAGGAGGGCGCCCTTCTATTCTTCATAGGTGGGGATAACTTCATGTCCCCCTGCAATGGCCTTGAACCGCAGGGTCTGCTTCGCATACTCAATGAGATAGATGACGAGATAAACGTTGCACTCAAGGCGGGTATCGGGAAGGCGCCAACCGCTGAGAAGGCCGCTAACCTGGCAGACCTGGCCCTTGAGGAGATAAGGGGCGGCTTTACATATGACCTGGTCCATGTGATGAAGGAATAG
- a CDS encoding MJ0144 family RNA dihydrouridine synthase-like protein, which yields MAGITDAEFCMKLIPYGFDTVTLGGYNADEETSRAGRLIAQRGRPEFDFDSSELKSIVKSEASRIKDSFDVLVSVNLRALDPEPIMEISSIEEVDIVEINAHCRQPEITSLGAGQAMLRDPDFLEDFTSEVLRGANAEVSVKIRGNVPGVDTADIAGMLDDLGVGYIHLDAMKPGEDRADLELVSEVSQDLRNAVLIGNNSVRDLESAFKMLAAGADAVSIARAAISGKIDFNLREIRFNLD from the coding sequence ATGGCAGGTATAACCGATGCAGAATTCTGCATGAAACTTATCCCCTATGGTTTCGATACTGTTACACTGGGTGGCTACAATGCAGATGAGGAAACATCCAGGGCTGGAAGGCTGATAGCTCAGAGGGGCAGACCTGAATTTGATTTTGACTCTTCTGAACTTAAATCCATAGTAAAATCTGAGGCATCAAGGATAAAGGACAGTTTTGATGTGCTGGTCTCGGTGAACCTCAGGGCCCTTGACCCAGAACCCATCATGGAGATATCATCCATTGAGGAAGTGGATATTGTTGAGATAAATGCACACTGCAGACAGCCAGAAATAACATCCCTGGGCGCCGGCCAGGCGATGCTCCGTGACCCTGATTTTCTGGAGGACTTCACATCTGAGGTCCTGAGGGGTGCCAATGCAGAGGTCTCTGTCAAGATACGGGGAAATGTGCCTGGAGTTGATACGGCTGACATTGCAGGAATGCTTGATGACCTTGGGGTGGGCTACATTCACCTGGACGCCATGAAACCAGGGGAGGATAGGGCTGACCTTGAACTTGTAAGTGAAGTTTCACAGGATTTAAGGAATGCTGTCCTGATAGGTAACAATTCTGTGAGAGACCTCGAATCCGCATTTAAGATGCTTGCTGCAGGTGCAGATGCGGTATCAATTGCAAGGGCCGCCATATCTGGTAAAATAGACTTCAATCTCAGGGAAATCAGATTTAATCTGGACTAA
- the atwA gene encoding methyl coenzyme M reductase system, component A2 → MSFIKLENVTKKFKGVDVLKNISIEIDEGKVLGILGRSGAGKSVLINMLRGMKEYRPDSGRVIYNVAICPECLRVEPPSFEGKMCGCGSKFSLKEVDFWNCDKKTFAAVRRRIAIMLQRTFALYEDDTVIDNVIKSMPDVEYEKALYHALDLLEMVQMSHRITHIARDLSGGEKQRVVLARQLAKEPMVFLADEPTGTLDPQTAELIHDALLEGVKDKGITMIITSHWPEVMRDLSDYAIWIEKGEIIEEGDPDDVVASFMEQVPAPEKVKEFERETPIIKMIDVKKHYYSIDRGVVKAVDGVDLTVYEGEIFGVVGLSGAGKTTLSRIIIGITEPSSGKVCVRLGDEWIDMTERGPLGRGRVTPYLGILHQEYSLYPHRDVLGNLTEAISLELPAEFARMKAIYVLKAVGFDEEYAEKLLDKYPDELSGGERHRVALAQVLIREPRIIILDEPTGTMDPITRVQVTDSILKAREELNQTFLIISHDMDFVLDVCDRASLMRGGRILKTGEPESIVGDLTPDEKRGMLRE, encoded by the coding sequence ATGTCTTTCATAAAGCTGGAAAACGTCACAAAGAAGTTTAAGGGTGTTGATGTTTTAAAAAACATCAGCATTGAAATCGATGAGGGCAAGGTCCTTGGTATACTGGGAAGAAGTGGGGCAGGAAAATCTGTTCTCATAAACATGCTAAGGGGTATGAAGGAATACAGGCCGGACTCTGGCCGTGTGATCTACAATGTGGCAATCTGTCCAGAATGTCTGAGGGTTGAACCCCCATCCTTTGAGGGTAAGATGTGTGGATGCGGCTCAAAATTTTCACTAAAGGAAGTGGACTTCTGGAACTGTGACAAGAAGACCTTCGCCGCTGTCAGGAGAAGAATAGCCATAATGCTCCAGAGGACATTCGCCCTCTATGAGGATGACACGGTAATCGATAACGTCATAAAGTCAATGCCGGATGTTGAATATGAAAAGGCCCTCTACCACGCCCTTGACCTCCTTGAAATGGTTCAGATGAGCCACAGGATAACTCACATTGCAAGGGACCTCAGTGGAGGTGAAAAACAGAGGGTTGTCCTTGCAAGGCAGCTGGCCAAGGAGCCAATGGTTTTCCTGGCTGATGAGCCAACCGGTACCCTTGACCCCCAGACAGCGGAGCTCATACACGACGCCCTCCTTGAAGGTGTCAAGGATAAGGGAATAACCATGATCATAACCTCCCACTGGCCTGAGGTCATGAGGGACCTCTCTGATTATGCCATATGGATTGAGAAGGGTGAAATAATTGAGGAGGGAGACCCTGATGACGTTGTTGCCAGTTTCATGGAACAGGTGCCCGCACCCGAGAAGGTGAAGGAGTTTGAAAGGGAAACTCCCATCATAAAGATGATTGATGTTAAGAAGCACTACTACTCCATCGACAGGGGTGTTGTAAAGGCTGTTGACGGTGTTGACCTCACAGTCTATGAGGGGGAAATCTTTGGTGTTGTGGGACTCAGCGGGGCCGGTAAGACGACTCTCTCAAGGATAATAATTGGAATAACCGAGCCAAGCAGCGGGAAGGTCTGCGTGAGGCTGGGTGATGAATGGATAGACATGACCGAAAGGGGGCCCCTTGGCCGTGGCCGTGTGACACCCTACCTTGGGATACTCCACCAGGAGTACAGCCTATACCCCCATAGGGATGTGCTGGGTAACCTCACAGAGGCCATCAGCCTTGAACTTCCGGCGGAGTTTGCTAGGATGAAGGCAATCTATGTCCTCAAGGCGGTGGGCTTTGATGAGGAGTACGCAGAGAAACTCCTTGACAAGTACCCTGATGAGCTCTCAGGTGGTGAGAGACACAGGGTTGCCCTTGCCCAGGTCCTCATCAGGGAGCCAAGGATAATAATTCTTGATGAGCCCACAGGTACAATGGACCCCATAACCAGGGTGCAGGTTACAGATTCAATCCTAAAAGCTAGGGAGGAGCTGAATCAGACCTTCCTGATAATTTCACATGACATGGACTTTGTCCTTGATGTCTGTGACAGGGCATCCCTCATGAGGGGGGGCAGGATCCTCAAGACCGGTGAACCAGAGTCAATCGTCGGGGACCTCACACCCGATGAGAAGAGGGGGATGCTCAGGGAATAA
- a CDS encoding methanogenesis marker 9 domain-containing protein — protein sequence MVWSDAPSHVCRGGDKRALAFCCPPVKPCPIMIALEEAGLTPQDYIEIKESFARKTRLGEGQGTCFGSLVWCCKPSKPCPLRDMAMKRINMTTEEYMELKKRLSEELVGTSEPDTESVKALAEAFEVSIEEAREALAEADNDLRTAMKILRMKSL from the coding sequence TTGGTATGGAGCGATGCACCATCCCATGTTTGCAGGGGTGGTGATAAAAGGGCGCTTGCATTCTGCTGCCCACCGGTGAAGCCCTGCCCAATAATGATAGCACTCGAGGAGGCGGGACTGACACCACAGGATTACATTGAAATCAAGGAGTCATTCGCAAGGAAGACGAGGCTCGGCGAGGGCCAGGGGACATGCTTCGGTTCACTTGTCTGGTGCTGCAAACCCTCAAAGCCCTGTCCACTCAGGGACATGGCCATGAAGAGGATCAACATGACAACCGAGGAGTACATGGAACTCAAAAAGAGGCTCTCAGAGGAACTTGTTGGTACCTCTGAACCTGACACTGAGAGCGTGAAGGCCCTGGCAGAAGCCTTTGAGGTATCCATTGAGGAGGCTAGGGAGGCCCTTGCAGAGGCAGATAATGACCTCAGAACAGCTATGAAGATACTCAGAATGAAATCCCTCTGA
- a CDS encoding bifunctional precorrin-2 dehydrogenase/sirohydrochlorin ferrochelatase yields the protein MSLTPLYIDMEGKRVLVVGSGEVGRRRAMRFIEAGAEVAVLGQEVEGAVSISEEKLEEWISKADLIVTASPDRSLNERVTELAGGKLLNRADDPSRGNVVVPSTFKIADVSISVFTGKKSPLMAKYLRRRIQEVIKPEDILMIEVQDVSRRMLMEEVPDHRKRRRILYEISEDKLVQKKLEAGDLEGAIRRARDIIMDRGASGDS from the coding sequence ATGTCCCTCACACCCCTCTACATTGACATGGAAGGTAAGAGGGTACTCGTGGTGGGTTCAGGTGAAGTTGGAAGAAGAAGGGCAATGAGGTTCATCGAGGCCGGTGCAGAGGTTGCGGTTCTTGGACAGGAAGTTGAAGGTGCTGTTTCAATATCCGAGGAGAAACTTGAGGAGTGGATTAGTAAGGCAGACCTCATAGTTACTGCAAGTCCCGATAGAAGTCTCAATGAAAGGGTAACTGAACTTGCAGGGGGTAAACTCCTTAACCGGGCGGATGACCCCTCAAGGGGTAACGTGGTTGTCCCATCGACATTCAAAATAGCGGATGTTTCAATCTCAGTATTCACAGGTAAAAAGAGTCCACTGATGGCAAAATACCTCCGCAGGAGGATCCAGGAGGTCATAAAACCAGAGGATATACTAATGATTGAGGTTCAGGATGTATCCCGCCGCATGCTCATGGAAGAAGTCCCGGATCACAGAAAGAGGCGGAGAATTCTCTATGAAATCTCTGAGGATAAACTGGTACAGAAAAAACTTGAAGCTGGTGATCTGGAGGGTGCCATAAGGAGGGCGCGGGACATAATCATGGATAGGGGGGCTTCAGGTGATTCTTAA
- the hemA gene encoding glutamyl-tRNA reductase, with protein MILNIRLDHKTSDVKTMETASDRIEEIVGELEALGTVTEKVPLRTCNRVEYYLHVTGVPPEFDFNGFTVEKDEEALLHILRLASGLESMIIGEDQILGQIKAARLQALREGTCGPLLDMVFTKAVHVGQTVRRKTKINRGSVSIGSAAVDLAESIHGDLKCKKVLVIGAGKMGTLVARALAEKHLKAIMVANRTYERAYHLACELGGDAIHFDRLNRALRDADVVISATGSPHYILTRERVMESIPPERRSRIVMIDIANPRDIEESVRELGVRLFTIDDLRGVAEENRKRREAEAREAEAIVRAELELLLRTMKHREVEPLLAEIRGRMESLRQREAAKAIKKIENSGDPESVVEGLTRSIVDKIFHDIALKIRDAAERDDKEFLRMCSELFDCEEF; from the coding sequence GTGATTCTTAACATAAGACTTGACCACAAGACCTCTGATGTGAAGACAATGGAGACAGCATCAGACAGGATAGAGGAGATTGTGGGTGAACTTGAGGCCCTTGGAACCGTGACCGAGAAGGTGCCCCTGAGGACCTGCAACAGGGTCGAGTACTACCTTCACGTCACAGGGGTCCCACCTGAATTTGATTTTAACGGATTTACAGTTGAAAAAGATGAGGAAGCCCTTCTACACATTTTGAGACTGGCTTCAGGTCTTGAATCAATGATAATAGGGGAGGACCAGATACTTGGACAGATAAAGGCTGCAAGGCTACAGGCCCTCCGTGAGGGTACCTGCGGACCCCTCCTTGATATGGTGTTCACCAAGGCGGTCCATGTGGGACAGACAGTGAGGCGTAAGACGAAGATAAACAGGGGTTCCGTCTCAATAGGATCAGCTGCTGTTGATCTTGCAGAGTCAATACACGGTGACCTCAAATGCAAGAAGGTCCTTGTTATAGGGGCCGGTAAAATGGGGACACTGGTTGCCCGCGCCCTCGCCGAAAAACACCTCAAGGCAATAATGGTTGCAAACAGAACATATGAGAGGGCCTACCATCTTGCATGCGAACTCGGTGGTGATGCAATACACTTCGACAGGCTCAACAGGGCCCTCAGGGATGCAGATGTTGTTATAAGTGCCACGGGTTCACCCCACTATATACTCACCCGTGAGCGTGTCATGGAGTCAATACCACCTGAGAGAAGATCCAGAATTGTGATGATTGACATAGCCAACCCACGGGATATAGAAGAATCCGTGAGGGAACTTGGTGTCAGGCTGTTTACAATCGATGACCTCAGGGGCGTGGCCGAGGAGAACCGGAAGAGAAGGGAGGCAGAGGCGAGGGAGGCAGAGGCGATAGTGAGGGCTGAACTTGAACTCCTCCTGAGGACAATGAAGCACAGGGAGGTGGAGCCACTTCTTGCTGAAATAAGGGGACGGATGGAGTCCCTCAGGCAGAGGGAGGCAGCTAAAGCAATTAAGAAAATTGAAAACAGCGGAGACCCTGAGAGTGTTGTTGAGGGTCTTACAAGGTCCATCGTTGATAAGATATTCCATGATATCGCACTGAAAATCAGGGATGCTGCAGAGAGGGATGATAAAGAGTTCTTGAGGATGTGCTCTGAGCTCTTTGACTGTGAGGAATTTTAG